Sequence from the Agrococcus sp. SL85 genome:
CCGGGGCCGCCGTTGAAGGCGAACGTCACGGGGCGGGTCGTGGGGTCTGCGCCGTCGAGCGTGTACGCCGTGATCGCCACCTGTGCGCGGGGCTTCCTGCCGCGGAAGACGTCGTCCTCCACGCGCTCCTCCCACAGCACCACGCGGCCGGCGCGCGCCGTGTAGGCGAGCTCGCCCGCCGGCGTCGTGAGCGTGTGGTGGGTGGTGACGAGCTCGTCGGCCACGAGGGCCTCCGGGGTGGTCTCGGGGCTCGTCGTCGGCTTCTGGCTGTCGTCGCTGCGCTGCGTCTCCGTCACCCGATCGAGACTAGCCAACCGGTCTGGGCGGCGCGTGGCAGCGCCGCCTCAGGCGACGCGCGGCCGCGCGCCCAGCGGCGCCTCGAGCCGCAGCAGGCTCCGGCACCGTGCGCCGGCGCACCGGCAGCGGCGTCGCGGCCGCGAGCGCCGCCCTCGCCTCGCCCGGCACGGCCACAGGCGTCGACCACAGGCCCTCGACCCGCGGATCCGACCACGCCTCGAGCGCCCGCCAGCGCGCGCCGGCGCGCGCCGCCTGCCAGCGTCGGGCCTCGCCGAGCCCGCCGAGCAGCAGCCGCGAGGGGGCGATGCCGAGGCCGACGCCCGCGGCCTTCAGCAGCGCCTCCTTCTCGGTCCACACGCCGAGGCGGTCGAGGGCCGTCGTCGGCGCCCCCGGCCGGTCGTCGCGCTCGCGCGGGTGGAGGGCGTAGGCGTCGAAGCCCTCCCACAGCGCCCTGGCCGCCTCCACGTCGACCCCGACCGACGCCTCGGGCGCCGCCGATGCGACGGCGACGAGGCCGCCGGAGGTCGAGCTCGAGAGCGACTGGCCGTGGAGCGTGGGCCGGCCATGCTGCGCGCCGCACCGGGCGCAGGTGCGGTCGATGGGGAGCGC
This genomic interval carries:
- a CDS encoding 4'-phosphopantetheinyl transferase superfamily protein; protein product: MREGTPLLDLLVTGVDELLDLTDRAAGSVRGARALVSDDDLAAVDARHREEDARRTLAGRVALRLLAGAGAAATLPELAALPIDRTCARCGAQHGRPTLHGQSLSSSTSGGLVAVASAAPEASVGVDVEAARALWEGFDAYALHPRERDDRPGAPTTALDRLGVWTEKEALLKAAGVGLGIAPSRLLLGGLGEARRWQAARAGARWRALEAWSDPRVEGLWSTPVAVPGEARAALAAATPLPVRRRTVPEPAAARGAAGRAAARRLRRRCHAPPRPVG